In Terriglobales bacterium, one genomic interval encodes:
- the eno gene encoding phosphopyruvate hydratase, protein MTNIAEIRGRQVLDSRGNPTVEAEVWLSGGAMARAIVPSGASTGEHEAVELRDGDAVAYQGKGVLKAVENVNGEIADALANLDAAEQQTIDNKMIELDGTENKGRLGANAILAVSMACARAAAEAFKMPLYRYLGGINATLLPCPMMNILNGGAHADNNVDFQEFMVMPVGAETFEEALRWGVEVFHTLKGVLKKRGYNTGVGDEGGFAPSLKSNVEAIEVVLEAITQAGYSAGEDIAIALDPAASEFFQNGKYVFKKSDRSEHSSDDMVRFWSKWARDYPIVSIEDGLAEDDWEGWAALTKELGSRIQLVGDDLFVTNVDRLERGIDLGVANSILVKVNQIGTISETLDAIDLARRNGYTCVISHRSGETEDTFIADLAVATGAGQIKTGSASRTDRVAKYNQLLRIEEDLGDAARFLGLEAINYHGELAGGAGA, encoded by the coding sequence ATGACCAACATTGCTGAAATACGCGGGCGCCAGGTGCTGGACTCGCGCGGCAATCCCACCGTGGAAGCCGAGGTGTGGCTTTCCGGCGGCGCCATGGCGCGTGCCATCGTTCCCAGCGGCGCCTCCACCGGCGAGCACGAAGCGGTGGAACTGCGCGACGGCGATGCGGTCGCCTACCAGGGTAAGGGCGTGCTCAAAGCCGTGGAGAACGTCAATGGCGAGATTGCCGACGCGCTCGCCAACCTGGATGCCGCCGAGCAGCAAACCATCGACAACAAGATGATCGAACTCGATGGCACGGAGAACAAGGGACGGCTCGGGGCAAACGCCATCCTTGCGGTTTCCATGGCGTGTGCCCGGGCAGCGGCGGAGGCCTTCAAGATGCCGCTCTACCGCTACCTGGGCGGCATCAACGCCACGCTGCTGCCGTGCCCGATGATGAACATCCTCAACGGCGGAGCGCACGCCGATAATAATGTTGACTTCCAGGAATTCATGGTCATGCCGGTGGGCGCTGAAACCTTCGAGGAAGCGCTGCGCTGGGGCGTGGAGGTCTTTCACACGCTCAAAGGAGTGCTGAAGAAGCGTGGCTACAACACTGGGGTCGGCGATGAGGGCGGCTTCGCACCGTCACTCAAGTCGAACGTGGAAGCCATCGAGGTGGTGCTCGAGGCGATCACGCAGGCAGGGTACAGCGCCGGTGAAGACATTGCCATCGCCCTGGATCCTGCCGCCAGCGAATTCTTTCAGAACGGTAAATATGTCTTCAAGAAGTCGGACCGGTCCGAGCACTCCTCCGACGACATGGTCCGCTTCTGGTCGAAGTGGGCCCGGGATTACCCCATCGTTTCCATCGAGGACGGTCTTGCGGAAGATGATTGGGAAGGCTGGGCGGCGCTGACCAAGGAGTTGGGAAGCCGCATCCAGCTGGTCGGCGACGACCTGTTCGTCACCAACGTTGACCGGCTGGAGCGCGGGATCGATCTTGGCGTGGCCAATTCCATTCTCGTCAAAGTCAACCAGATTGGAACCATCAGCGAGACCCTGGACGCGATCGACCTGGCACGGCGCAACGGTTACACCTGCGTCATCTCGCACCGCTCGGGCGAAACCGAGGACACGTTCATCGCCGACCTGGCGGTAGCCACCGGCGCCGGACAAATCAAGACCGGCTCGGCGTCGCGCACCGACCGCGTTGCCAAGTACAACCAGTTGCTTCGAATCGAGGAAGACTTGGGCGATGCCGCGCGCTTCCTAGGCCTGGAGGCAATTAACTATCACGGCGAACTCGCCGGCGGAGCGGGGGCATGA